A stretch of Noviherbaspirillum cavernae DNA encodes these proteins:
- a CDS encoding PilN family type IVB pilus formation outer membrane protein: MVIKHAASAGLLVMLAGCSGLAERISGNVTQADAKVSPLVSDVGRTAPGVIGKSSPNVVRESGIWLGKNVVKVGQPTLPPIFYEPATFDRSVNSLSELAERITLRAGIPTKVTPDAQNISSGAAQASAAAPAGGAGPSVAATAPLPTGSPLGATRQGGPVRITYANGNFKGLLDTAAARFGVYWKYVDGTIQFFHTDSRTFQINAIPGDSTFTANVNSGATSTGGVTGGAGGTGGGGGGGSNGVTASNSQNTNVTSRLSVYTGIEKAVTAMLSSYGKVVASPATGSMTVVDTPDTLDRIASFIENENKALSRQVVINVTVLSVNLSDTDEYGINWDLVYSTLNNKYGIKNVVARDPRSVGFSAGVLATSTSRLAGSSVVIDALSQQGKVRRQTTASVVTLNNQPVPVQVAKQTSYLASSQTTITALVGATTTLTPGTVTSGFNMSILPHVLTNGTVMLQFSTDISSLREIRSVESNGSKIETPSLDTRNFLQRVAMKSNETLIISGFEQTDDNLDQQGVGHPKNFVLGGGYKANSSKEVIVILITPTTMSN, translated from the coding sequence ATGGTGATCAAACATGCAGCGTCAGCCGGTCTTCTCGTCATGCTGGCTGGATGCAGCGGCCTCGCGGAGCGAATCAGCGGCAATGTTACACAAGCCGATGCGAAGGTGTCGCCCCTCGTCAGCGATGTGGGCCGTACCGCGCCCGGCGTCATCGGCAAGAGCAGCCCGAACGTGGTGCGCGAGAGCGGCATCTGGCTGGGCAAGAATGTCGTCAAGGTGGGGCAGCCGACGTTGCCGCCGATTTTCTATGAACCGGCGACCTTCGACCGCAGCGTGAATTCGCTGTCGGAGCTGGCCGAACGCATCACGCTGCGCGCCGGCATCCCGACCAAGGTCACGCCGGATGCGCAGAATATTTCCAGCGGCGCGGCGCAGGCGTCGGCCGCCGCACCGGCCGGTGGCGCCGGGCCGTCCGTGGCGGCGACTGCGCCTTTGCCGACCGGCAGTCCGCTCGGCGCGACGAGGCAGGGCGGACCGGTCCGCATCACCTACGCGAACGGCAACTTCAAGGGCTTGCTCGATACGGCTGCGGCGCGCTTCGGCGTCTACTGGAAATACGTGGACGGCACGATCCAGTTCTTCCATACCGACTCGCGCACCTTCCAGATCAATGCCATTCCCGGCGATTCCACCTTCACCGCCAACGTCAACAGCGGTGCGACCTCGACCGGCGGCGTGACGGGCGGCGCGGGTGGCACAGGCGGCGGTGGTGGTGGCGGCAGCAATGGCGTCACCGCGAGCAACAGCCAGAACACCAACGTGACCTCGCGCCTGTCGGTGTACACCGGCATCGAGAAGGCGGTGACGGCCATGCTCTCGTCCTACGGCAAGGTCGTGGCGTCGCCCGCCACCGGCAGCATGACGGTGGTCGATACGCCTGACACGCTGGACCGCATCGCAAGCTTCATCGAGAACGAGAACAAGGCGCTCTCGCGTCAGGTGGTGATCAACGTCACCGTGCTGTCGGTGAATCTGAGTGACACGGACGAGTACGGCATCAACTGGGATCTGGTGTATTCCACCCTGAACAACAAGTACGGCATCAAGAATGTCGTGGCGCGCGATCCGCGCAGCGTCGGTTTCTCGGCGGGCGTGCTGGCCACCTCGACCAGCAGATTGGCGGGCAGCTCCGTCGTGATCGATGCGCTGTCGCAGCAGGGCAAGGTGCGGCGTCAGACCACGGCGTCGGTGGTGACGCTCAACAACCAGCCGGTGCCGGTGCAGGTCGCCAAGCAGACCAGCTATCTCGCGTCGTCGCAGACCACGATCACCGCGCTGGTCGGCGCCACCACGACGCTCACGCCGGGCACGGTGACTTCGGGCTTCAACATGAGCATCCTGCCGCACGTGCTGACGAACGGCACCGTGATGCTGCAGTTCTCGACCGACATCTCGTCGCTGCGCGAGATCCGTTCGGTCGAAAGCAACGGCAGCAAGATCGAGACGCCGTCGTTGGATACGCGCAACTTCCTGCAGCGGGTGGCGATGAAGTCGAATGAGACGCTCATCATCAGCGGCTTCGAGCAGACCGATGACAATCTCGACCAGCAAGGCGTCGGCCATCCGAAGAATTTCGTGCTGGGTGGCGGCTACAAGGCGAATTCGTCGAAGGAAGTGATCGTGATCCTGATCACGCCGACCACCATGAGCAACTGA
- the pilP gene encoding type IV pilus biogenesis protein PilP, protein MQSKFCQVKFGAFILVAGLACAGSAFAESASDSLTRIEAETLVLKAREKQLDVQASIIAKQNDIAAKQVVHDQLTQPSVAGDPVIRSIEGIGRKMFATLQMGNGTIVDAQAGDVLANGMRVVSISQSEVIVQSGKKKRTRLAAYSSTPTAFNPSYPNAGVSLPPPLPLMSPRGVAK, encoded by the coding sequence ATGCAAAGTAAGTTCTGCCAAGTCAAATTCGGAGCGTTCATCCTGGTTGCCGGCCTCGCATGCGCGGGCAGCGCTTTTGCCGAATCGGCATCGGACAGCCTGACCCGCATCGAAGCGGAAACGCTGGTGCTGAAGGCGCGCGAAAAGCAGCTCGACGTGCAGGCAAGCATCATCGCCAAGCAGAATGACATCGCCGCCAAGCAGGTCGTGCACGATCAATTGACGCAGCCTTCCGTCGCTGGCGATCCGGTGATCCGCTCGATCGAAGGCATCGGCCGCAAGATGTTCGCGACGCTGCAAATGGGCAACGGCACCATCGTCGATGCGCAGGCCGGCGACGTGCTCGCCAACGGCATGCGCGTCGTCTCGATCAGCCAGAGCGAAGTCATCGTCCAGAGCGGCAAGAAGAAGCGCACCCGCCTGGCTGCCTATTCGAGCACGCCGACCGCATTCAATCCGAGCTATCCGAACGCAGGCGTGAGCCTGCCGCCGCCGCTGCCGCTGATGTCGCCGAGGGGAGTCGCAAAATGA
- a CDS encoding type 4 pilus major pilin: MKNGLIKKQDVANYGKWQRGASLLEGIAYLGIAAIVILGAVSLLSSAFGNAQSNRALEEIVSIRTAVRKLYAGQQYTTNMTSILKDAKAFPATISPNASGTMMNAWNGAVTVTGAHPYFTITYNNVPKDVCISLISGATGWTQISQGSGSSNAITIFPAKASEASTTCSEDSNNVVNFQAS, encoded by the coding sequence ATGAAAAACGGATTGATCAAAAAACAGGATGTGGCGAACTACGGCAAATGGCAACGCGGCGCGTCGCTGCTGGAGGGCATCGCGTATCTGGGGATCGCGGCGATCGTGATCCTGGGCGCGGTGTCGCTGCTGTCGTCGGCGTTCGGCAATGCGCAAAGCAACCGTGCGCTGGAAGAGATCGTTTCGATACGCACGGCGGTGAGAAAACTGTATGCGGGACAACAGTACACGACGAATATGACGAGCATTCTGAAGGATGCCAAGGCATTCCCGGCGACCATTTCACCGAATGCGAGTGGCACCATGATGAACGCATGGAACGGCGCGGTGACCGTCACGGGCGCGCATCCCTATTTCACGATCACGTACAACAATGTGCCGAAAGATGTCTGCATTTCGCTGATCAGCGGCGCGACCGGTTGGACCCAGATCAGCCAGGGGTCCGGCAGCAGCAATGCGATCACCATTTTCCCGGCTAAGGCGTCGGAGGCATCGACTACTTGCAGCGAGGATAGCAACAACGTGGTCAACTTCCAGGCCTCCTGA
- a CDS encoding toxin co-regulated pilus biosynthesis Q family protein, with protein MDSKIKFRSMTGLTMQVIGAVACCVSVAAHAAEPIPGMNLKLDLALINPVLKGEECDEEGDLLVQAKPASAPLPVAMPSQLPVSAPIQLARLSPSEQLNAERAKSSAAATQLAATPAAKPAAPARPVPAASQVEAPKPTPAWDIVPADKTLNAALARWAAQAGWQLVWELPVDYAVEARTTVPGTFEEAVATVTRSMDSAEIPMKAIFYDGNKVLRIVAKGVE; from the coding sequence ATGGATTCAAAAATCAAGTTTCGGTCGATGACCGGTCTGACCATGCAAGTGATCGGCGCGGTCGCCTGCTGTGTGTCGGTGGCGGCGCATGCCGCGGAGCCGATTCCCGGCATGAATCTGAAGCTCGATCTGGCGCTCATCAACCCTGTCTTGAAGGGCGAAGAATGCGACGAGGAAGGCGATCTCCTGGTGCAGGCCAAGCCCGCCAGCGCGCCGCTGCCCGTGGCGATGCCATCGCAATTGCCGGTATCCGCGCCGATCCAGCTGGCCAGGCTCTCGCCCTCCGAACAGTTGAACGCCGAGCGCGCCAAGAGCAGCGCTGCCGCGACGCAGCTGGCGGCCACGCCGGCTGCCAAGCCCGCCGCCCCGGCCAGGCCCGTGCCTGCGGCGTCGCAGGTCGAAGCGCCCAAGCCCACGCCCGCCTGGGACATCGTCCCCGCCGACAAGACCCTGAATGCCGCGCTGGCGCGCTGGGCCGCACAAGCCGGCTGGCAGCTGGTGTGGGAACTGCCGGTCGATTATGCGGTGGAGGCGCGCACCACGGTGCCGGGCACGTTCGAGGAAGCGGTTGCGACCGTGACCAGGAGCATGGACAGCGCCGAAATCCCGATGAAGGCGATTTTCTATGATGGCAACAAGGTGTTGCGCATCGTCGCCAAGGGAGTCGAATAA
- a CDS encoding GspE/PulE family protein produces MNASIEKFLEKANVRPAEKPLDKPQDPGAAYASEIEIEFSTAHVLSKTGAFTASDEERKMLCLLSDGRLLIAEGQELNPHVLSYRARLEKMKRPYRAVFTNIETVTRMSQSGMSDAAGRHHEHTMMQVTAKELLTKACRARASDIHIREKKTSTDIYFRIHNDLVKVISQTREYGERLMATLYGAMTSVSDNSYKPTERQDASIADRDKLPSQLYGVRIATAPTSEGAVMVMRLLYNDAGDNIDLRPLGFTDAHADMLQHLKEQPIGMNIISGPTGSGKSTTLQRVLSGEILEAEGKMHVITVEDPVEYPIEGAVQTSVTNAHNEEERSRLFSAAISNAMRLDPDTIMIGEMRDRASAQNALRASMTGHQVWTTVHANSAAAIIDRLADLGLPVNLLADHTVITGLISQRLVKVLCSHCKKPLAEHQHELPEAVLGRVKQALGGDINGVCIAGSGCEHCRNQGTTGRSVIAEVILPDEQFFKYIRAGEKTAAVQYWLTELGGKTILDHALEKVAAGVLDPRMAEKMVGHLTIGTKAGARNGSDEAVHAD; encoded by the coding sequence ATGAACGCATCCATCGAGAAATTTCTCGAGAAAGCGAACGTCAGGCCTGCCGAAAAGCCTCTCGACAAGCCGCAGGATCCGGGTGCCGCATACGCCTCCGAGATCGAGATCGAGTTCAGCACCGCGCATGTCCTCAGCAAGACCGGCGCGTTTACCGCCAGCGACGAGGAAAGGAAGATGCTCTGCCTGCTGTCCGACGGGCGGCTGCTGATCGCCGAAGGCCAGGAACTCAACCCGCACGTGCTGTCGTACCGCGCCCGCCTGGAAAAGATGAAGCGCCCGTACCGCGCCGTCTTCACCAACATCGAAACCGTCACCCGCATGAGCCAGTCCGGCATGTCCGACGCCGCCGGCCGGCACCACGAACACACGATGATGCAGGTCACCGCCAAGGAGCTGCTGACCAAGGCCTGCCGCGCGCGCGCATCCGACATCCATATCCGCGAAAAGAAGACCTCCACCGATATCTACTTCCGCATTCACAACGATCTGGTCAAGGTCATCAGCCAGACGCGTGAGTATGGAGAAAGGCTGATGGCCACGCTGTACGGCGCGATGACCTCGGTGTCGGACAACTCCTACAAGCCGACCGAACGGCAGGATGCCAGCATCGCCGACCGCGACAAGCTGCCGTCGCAGCTGTACGGCGTGCGGATCGCGACCGCGCCCACCAGCGAAGGCGCGGTGATGGTGATGCGTCTGCTGTACAACGACGCCGGCGACAACATCGACCTGCGCCCGCTCGGCTTCACCGACGCGCACGCCGACATGCTGCAGCACCTGAAGGAACAGCCGATCGGCATGAACATCATCAGCGGTCCGACCGGCTCCGGCAAATCGACCACGCTGCAGCGCGTGCTGTCGGGCGAGATTCTTGAAGCCGAAGGCAAGATGCATGTCATCACCGTGGAAGACCCGGTCGAGTATCCGATCGAGGGCGCGGTGCAGACTTCCGTCACCAATGCCCACAATGAAGAGGAGCGTTCGCGCCTGTTCTCGGCGGCGATCTCCAATGCCATGCGGCTGGACCCCGACACCATCATGATCGGCGAAATGCGCGACCGCGCATCGGCGCAGAACGCGCTGCGTGCCTCGATGACCGGCCACCAGGTGTGGACCACCGTGCACGCCAACAGCGCGGCGGCGATCATCGACCGTCTGGCCGACCTCGGCCTGCCGGTGAATCTGCTGGCTGACCACACGGTCATCACCGGCCTGATCAGCCAGCGCCTGGTCAAGGTGCTGTGCTCGCACTGCAAGAAGCCGCTTGCCGAGCATCAGCATGAATTGCCTGAAGCCGTGCTTGGACGCGTGAAGCAGGCGCTGGGCGGCGACATCAACGGTGTGTGCATTGCCGGCTCCGGCTGCGAGCATTGCCGCAACCAGGGCACGACCGGCCGCAGCGTGATCGCGGAAGTGATTCTTCCCGACGAACAATTCTTCAAATACATCCGCGCCGGCGAAAAGACGGCGGCGGTGCAGTACTGGCTGACCGAACTCGGCGGCAAGACCATCCTCGACCACGCGCTTGAAAAAGTGGCCGCCGGCGTGCTCGATCCGCGCATGGCGGAGAAGATGGTCGGACACCTGACGATCGGCACGAAGGCCGGCGCGCGCAACGGCAGCGACGAGGCAGTGCATGCGGATTGA
- the pilO2 gene encoding type 4b pilus protein PilO2, giving the protein MAIHILQIGKHRFVCGLFWQSLSRPRELAKEAADLAKRIDFDLMVLRRDHTTAQAGFAQARDGARKKMFSLAAAVSKSMAMEGAYYDGEKQSAHNWLAAFKLPDGMWAYFAVRDANFLPNGDFAGTKDEVLERLHGDYGLGGWNVVIGDAELEEYGFHNFNAKRLEDVLPRKSNGQLRAHKWWGLQPVARQISWPLAAAAASVLILVAASGAMYWQKVQKQKEEEARDRAIAAARQKMLGNAAPSALPHPWASKPAPQEMVQACLGRFSHITAGGWALDDYVCAGGQASYTWSRQGSNIDFLRAQVPNAVIDIGGDKATYSVALTLPPGKDEALLEQKTALEPLISRLQRLNLSPRIRKEQPPPPPPPQGLVGGANNEMPMPDWQTFPFTLSAGGIPLVEVATILGQPGMRIDKLIYRGGAWSIEGVVYAK; this is encoded by the coding sequence ATGGCAATTCACATTCTCCAAATAGGGAAGCACCGATTCGTCTGCGGCCTCTTCTGGCAATCGCTGTCCCGCCCGCGCGAGCTGGCGAAGGAAGCGGCGGATCTGGCGAAGCGCATCGACTTCGACCTGATGGTGCTGCGCCGCGACCACACGACGGCGCAAGCCGGGTTTGCGCAGGCCCGCGACGGCGCGAGGAAGAAGATGTTCTCGCTCGCCGCCGCCGTCTCCAAGTCGATGGCGATGGAAGGCGCGTACTACGACGGCGAGAAGCAGTCCGCGCACAACTGGCTGGCTGCCTTCAAGCTGCCCGACGGCATGTGGGCGTACTTCGCGGTGCGCGATGCCAACTTCCTGCCGAACGGCGACTTCGCCGGCACGAAGGACGAGGTGCTGGAACGCCTGCACGGCGATTACGGCCTGGGCGGCTGGAACGTCGTGATCGGCGATGCCGAGCTGGAAGAGTACGGTTTCCACAATTTCAATGCCAAGCGTCTCGAGGACGTGCTGCCGCGCAAGAGCAACGGACAGCTGCGCGCGCACAAGTGGTGGGGGCTGCAGCCGGTCGCGAGACAGATTTCCTGGCCGCTGGCAGCCGCTGCCGCCTCTGTCCTCATCCTCGTCGCCGCCTCCGGCGCGATGTACTGGCAGAAGGTCCAGAAGCAGAAAGAGGAAGAAGCGCGCGACCGCGCGATCGCAGCGGCGCGCCAGAAGATGCTGGGCAATGCGGCACCCTCGGCCCTGCCGCATCCATGGGCCTCGAAACCCGCGCCGCAGGAGATGGTGCAAGCCTGCCTCGGCCGGTTCTCGCACATCACGGCAGGCGGGTGGGCGCTCGACGACTACGTGTGCGCCGGCGGCCAAGCCAGCTATACCTGGTCGCGCCAAGGCTCGAACATCGATTTTCTGCGGGCCCAGGTGCCCAATGCCGTGATCGACATCGGCGGCGACAAGGCCACGTATTCCGTGGCGCTGACGCTGCCTCCCGGAAAAGATGAGGCGCTGCTGGAACAAAAGACGGCGCTCGAGCCACTCATTTCCAGATTGCAACGGTTGAACCTGTCGCCCCGCATCAGGAAGGAGCAACCGCCCCCGCCACCGCCGCCGCAGGGCTTGGTGGGTGGCGCGAACAACGAGATGCCGATGCCCGACTGGCAGACGTTCCCGTTCACCTTGAGCGCCGGCGGCATCCCGCTGGTGGAAGTGGCAACGATCCTGGGTCAGCCCGGCATGCGTATCGACAAACTGATCTACCGCGGTGGCGCATGGTCAATTGAAGGAGTGGTGTATGCAAAGTAA
- a CDS encoding ATPase, T2SS/T4P/T4SS family, whose protein sequence is MINVTKVKDLEFSDLYLGHPSLEDRFSDVPGAEANPLPAGPPLRADLDRLIKVCRDTLDAAPLVAEFKVWYEAVTYRVSVMRTLGGTVFVLRKIAGVIHSLPELGIPQAYIRHLMAKDLSGLLVISGQPKSGKTMTACGLVKDRLAAYGGVAVTGEDPIELPLEGSYGQGICFQTATSRDKGGFADAFRHLARWGARIILIDEIRDQDMAAEVLQASVNGNLIITTMLADNIVQSVSKLHALANDRLASGGMQSLLADGLVGVLHQQIVRGPKYKLETDFLYLKDAPVAKNLLRNARFEMLESEVKQQKAQMISGNAAARRFAEG, encoded by the coding sequence ATGATCAACGTCACCAAAGTCAAGGACCTGGAGTTCTCGGATCTGTATCTGGGCCATCCGAGCCTGGAAGACCGGTTCTCCGACGTGCCGGGCGCGGAAGCCAATCCGCTGCCGGCCGGCCCTCCGCTGCGGGCGGACCTCGACCGCCTGATCAAGGTATGCCGCGACACCCTGGATGCGGCGCCGCTGGTGGCGGAGTTCAAGGTCTGGTACGAAGCCGTGACCTACCGCGTGTCGGTGATGCGAACGCTGGGCGGCACGGTCTTCGTGCTGCGCAAGATCGCCGGTGTCATCCATTCGCTGCCCGAGCTGGGCATCCCGCAGGCATACATCCGTCACCTGATGGCGAAGGATTTGTCCGGTCTGCTCGTGATCTCCGGTCAGCCGAAGTCGGGCAAGACCATGACCGCCTGCGGCCTGGTCAAGGATCGCCTGGCTGCCTATGGCGGCGTGGCAGTCACCGGGGAAGACCCGATCGAGCTGCCGCTGGAAGGCAGTTACGGCCAGGGCATCTGCTTTCAAACCGCCACCTCGCGCGACAAGGGCGGTTTCGCCGATGCGTTCCGGCACCTTGCGCGCTGGGGCGCGCGCATCATCCTGATCGACGAGATCCGCGATCAGGACATGGCGGCGGAAGTGCTACAGGCGAGCGTGAACGGCAACCTGATCATCACCACCATGCTGGCCGATAACATCGTGCAAAGCGTCAGCAAGCTGCATGCGCTGGCCAACGACAGGCTGGCCTCCGGCGGCATGCAGTCCCTGCTGGCCGATGGTCTGGTCGGCGTGCTGCACCAGCAGATCGTGCGCGGTCCGAAGTACAAGCTGGAAACGGATTTTCTGTATCTGAAGGATGCGCCGGTGGCGAAGAACCTCCTGCGCAATGCCCGCTTCGAGATGCTGGAGTCGGAAGTCAAGCAGCAGAAGGCGCAGATGATCAGCGGGAATGCCGCTGCCCGGCGGTTTGCCGAGGGTTGA
- the pilM gene encoding type IV pilus biogenesis protein PilM, whose translation MWNIAVLTIMISLTGFYAMFDKESLAVAGKPKSMPIAENMALYREAVITYFTEHPEETGPSVDIATLVASRALPGWSSLANAPRSSIWANYRDTDGMIYIYAKSLPPVNIVADIVELAQNSVFAGVYRTGDTTLFSPVKGDTKIKFKLPANLQIPHGSPVWIAMRR comes from the coding sequence ATGTGGAATATCGCGGTACTGACCATCATGATATCGCTCACAGGTTTCTACGCGATGTTCGACAAGGAAAGCCTGGCGGTCGCCGGAAAACCGAAATCGATGCCGATCGCGGAAAACATGGCGCTGTATCGCGAAGCCGTCATCACCTATTTCACCGAGCATCCCGAAGAAACAGGGCCCAGTGTCGATATCGCTACCCTGGTCGCGTCCAGGGCGCTGCCCGGATGGTCGTCGCTGGCGAATGCGCCTCGTTCGTCGATCTGGGCGAACTACCGTGACACCGACGGCATGATCTATATCTACGCAAAGTCCCTGCCGCCGGTGAACATCGTTGCGGACATCGTGGAGCTGGCGCAGAACTCGGTCTTTGCAGGCGTGTACCGTACCGGTGACACCACGCTGTTTTCTCCCGTGAAGGGAGACACGAAGATCAAATTCAAACTGCCGGCCAATTTGCAGATTCCCCATGGCAGCCCGGTCTGGATTGCCATGCGCAGGTGA
- the pilV gene encoding shufflon system plasmid conjugative transfer pilus tip adhesin PilV, which translates to MNKTQRGITLIETLGALVIGTLMLIGLTAMIDRSLEDTKEQQAALYQTQVTDAARKYIKADYATLLASAPVSETPAPATAFPVNTQKLIDHGFLPKNFFLRNVYDQNTCVLVRQPKAGVLDALVVTTGGQPIPQKDIPAVAANAGQGSGYISQENHARARGASWNMDTTGYRNVACPGGATFALNGTTDGGHLASRIFHDGKVFADFLYRSEVADNPDLNTMKTPVRMAGDAVVTENTACTATGAIASSPEGLVLSCQSGMWKRQVSGFWKDPVATFVDFNLLPVAGNNRGDVRMVLALNRAFTWNGAQWVALAVDENGDLKVTRDLEVARNAKIKADLEVALAIKAGGNIDSDANITAKKKLYGHALEVEDYGDIGSLTLNDEVSPGDRCNLPTSDNKLQWPHGTILRDGSGRTMYCAKSNSRFKYMDD; encoded by the coding sequence ATGAACAAGACCCAACGCGGCATCACCCTCATTGAAACCCTTGGCGCGCTCGTGATCGGGACGCTGATGTTGATCGGCCTGACCGCCATGATCGACCGCTCGCTGGAAGACACGAAGGAACAGCAGGCGGCGCTGTATCAGACGCAGGTGACGGACGCGGCGCGCAAGTACATCAAGGCCGATTACGCGACGCTGCTTGCCAGTGCGCCGGTGAGCGAGACGCCTGCCCCCGCGACCGCTTTTCCGGTCAATACCCAGAAACTGATCGATCACGGGTTCCTGCCGAAGAATTTTTTCCTCAGAAACGTATACGACCAGAACACGTGCGTGCTGGTGCGGCAGCCGAAAGCGGGCGTGCTCGATGCGCTGGTGGTCACGACAGGCGGCCAGCCGATTCCGCAAAAGGACATTCCCGCGGTGGCGGCGAATGCGGGGCAGGGCAGCGGCTATATCAGCCAGGAAAACCATGCACGGGCCAGGGGAGCGTCATGGAACATGGACACCACCGGCTACCGGAATGTCGCCTGCCCGGGAGGTGCCACGTTCGCGCTCAATGGCACGACGGACGGCGGCCATCTCGCATCGCGCATTTTCCACGATGGTAAGGTGTTTGCGGATTTCCTGTATCGCAGTGAGGTAGCCGATAACCCGGACCTCAACACGATGAAGACGCCGGTACGGATGGCGGGCGATGCCGTGGTCACGGAAAACACGGCTTGTACGGCGACAGGAGCGATTGCCTCCAGTCCGGAAGGACTGGTGTTAAGTTGTCAGTCCGGAATGTGGAAGCGGCAAGTGAGCGGATTCTGGAAAGATCCGGTAGCGACCTTTGTGGATTTCAACCTTCTGCCAGTGGCCGGCAACAACCGCGGCGACGTGCGCATGGTGCTGGCGTTGAATCGTGCGTTCACATGGAACGGCGCCCAGTGGGTCGCGCTGGCCGTAGATGAAAACGGCGACCTGAAAGTGACGCGCGATCTGGAAGTCGCTCGCAACGCGAAAATCAAGGCCGACCTTGAGGTGGCGCTGGCGATCAAGGCCGGAGGCAACATCGACTCGGATGCCAATATCACTGCGAAGAAAAAACTGTATGGACATGCGCTCGAGGTGGAGGATTATGGGGACATTGGATCGCTTACCTTGAATGACGAGGTATCCCCTGGAGATCGATGCAATCTCCCGACTTCAGACAATAAACTGCAATGGCCGCATGGAACGATTTTGCGGGACGGCAGCGGCAGAACCATGTATTGCGCCAAGTCGAACTCGCGGTTCAAGTACATGGACGATTGA
- a CDS encoding type II secretion system F family protein yields MRIDVNRWWAKTQFNDSARLRLYRKIAKMLSNGLPLLKILEELRDRASYEGKKPNEPMAIVLDDCRRMVQNGRLLSEALEWWIPRTEQMIIMAGEQSGRLEVTLTAVVDVVQAEKKIKSIIISGITYPAAVFSLIIVYIYIFGTRVIPQFSRMVDPSQWKGAAKSLYVMSLFVQNWMLYFVVALIAIVIGVLVSMPQWRGNLRVHFDKIAPYSVYRLVIGSGFLMAFSALQFAGITVEKSLARLSNMADPWLRERLDGALLGVKSGLNCGEALRNAGYGFPSKEVIDDLCVYAEYKGFAEALKILADEWIAEGTEQISIQMKVLNGFAIVTLAIVIGWLVAGFFGIQHELASMTRAVR; encoded by the coding sequence ATGCGGATTGACGTCAATCGCTGGTGGGCCAAGACACAGTTCAACGACTCGGCGCGGCTGCGGCTGTACCGCAAGATCGCGAAGATGCTGTCGAACGGCCTGCCGCTCCTGAAGATTCTGGAAGAGTTGCGCGACCGCGCATCGTACGAGGGCAAGAAGCCCAACGAGCCGATGGCGATCGTGCTCGACGATTGCCGCCGCATGGTGCAGAACGGCCGCCTCCTGTCCGAGGCGCTCGAATGGTGGATCCCGCGCACCGAACAGATGATCATCATGGCCGGCGAGCAGTCCGGCCGCCTCGAAGTCACGCTGACCGCCGTGGTCGACGTGGTGCAGGCCGAGAAGAAGATCAAGAGCATCATCATCAGCGGCATCACTTATCCGGCGGCGGTGTTCTCGCTCATCATCGTCTACATCTACATCTTCGGCACGCGCGTGATCCCGCAGTTCTCGCGTATGGTCGATCCCTCCCAATGGAAGGGCGCGGCAAAGTCGCTCTACGTCATGTCGCTGTTCGTGCAGAACTGGATGCTGTATTTCGTCGTCGCCTTGATCGCGATCGTGATCGGAGTGCTGGTATCGATGCCGCAATGGCGCGGCAATCTGCGCGTCCACTTCGACAAGATCGCGCCGTACTCGGTCTACCGGCTGGTGATCGGCAGCGGCTTTCTGATGGCGTTCTCGGCGCTGCAATTCGCCGGCATCACGGTGGAAAAATCGCTGGCGCGCCTGTCCAACATGGCCGACCCGTGGCTGCGCGAACGTCTCGACGGCGCGCTGCTCGGCGTGAAATCCGGCCTGAACTGCGGCGAAGCGCTGCGCAACGCGGGCTACGGCTTCCCGTCGAAGGAAGTGATCGACGACCTGTGCGTGTACGCGGAATACAAGGGCTTCGCCGAGGCGCTCAAGATTCTCGCCGACGAATGGATCGCGGAAGGCACCGAGCAGATCAGCATACAGATGAAGGTGCTCAACGGTTTTGCGATTGTCACGCTGGCAATCGTGATTGGATGGCTGGTCGCCGGCTTCTTCGGCATCCAGCATGAACTTGCGTCGATGACGCGTGCGGTTCGATAG